Proteins from a single region of Haloplanus sp. GDY1:
- a CDS encoding RNA-guided pseudouridylation complex pseudouridine synthase subunit Cbf5 yields the protein MRDPPGDRSLDDRLAFGVVNLDKPPGPSAHQVAGWVRDMAGVDRAAHAGTLDPKVTGCLPITLGDATRLAPVFLEGRKEYVAVLELHGRPPADMTDVLAEFEGELYQKPPRKSAVSRRLRTRRVHSLDLLETRDRQALLRIECASGTYIRKLCHDLGLALGTGAHMGDLRRTATDPFDDRDLVTLQDLADALAFAEEGDEAPLREAVTPAERVLKDLPAVTVAPSAAEQVATGAPVYAPGVLEADDAPADALVACFTPDGSAVCLGRLVGDPDAESGLVVDLERVLV from the coding sequence CTGCGCGACCCCCCGGGCGACCGCTCGCTCGACGACCGCCTCGCCTTCGGCGTCGTCAACCTCGACAAGCCGCCCGGTCCCTCCGCCCACCAAGTCGCTGGCTGGGTGCGCGACATGGCTGGCGTCGATCGGGCCGCCCACGCCGGGACGCTCGACCCGAAGGTGACCGGCTGTCTGCCGATCACTCTCGGCGACGCCACCCGCCTCGCGCCCGTCTTCCTGGAGGGGCGCAAGGAGTACGTGGCCGTCCTCGAACTCCACGGCCGCCCACCCGCCGACATGACCGACGTCCTCGCCGAGTTCGAGGGCGAACTCTACCAGAAACCGCCGCGCAAGAGCGCCGTCTCCCGACGGCTCCGCACCCGCCGGGTCCACAGTCTCGACCTCCTCGAAACCCGCGACCGGCAGGCGCTTCTCCGCATCGAGTGTGCCAGCGGGACCTACATCCGAAAGCTCTGTCACGACCTCGGGCTCGCCCTCGGCACCGGCGCGCACATGGGCGACCTCCGGCGGACGGCCACCGACCCCTTCGACGACCGCGACCTCGTGACCCTCCAGGACCTCGCCGACGCCCTCGCGTTCGCCGAGGAGGGCGACGAGGCACCGCTCCGCGAGGCGGTCACCCCCGCCGAACGCGTCCTCAAGGACCTGCCCGCGGTCACCGTCGCGCCCAGCGCCGCCGAACAGGTGGCGACCGGAGCGCCCGTCTACGCCCCCGGGGTGCTGGAGGCGGACGACGCCCCCGCGGACGCGCTGGTCGCCTGCTTCACCCCCGACGGCTCGGCCGTCTGCCTCGGGCGACTCGTCGGCGATCCCGACGCCGAGTCGGGCCTCGTCGTCGACCTGGAACGGGTGCTGGTGTGA
- a CDS encoding homing endonuclease associated repeat-containing protein encodes MASRAELLGEIKRLAAMNGAVPRLRDMNEQGRFSERPYWDEFESWTAAVEAADLDVDDTRGATYSDDELLRDLQAVADEDKSVTRTEYRRRGAYSAGALEDRFGSWNGALRAAGLPVNRRSAVEVTCDECGETFTRPKCHLEREWTTHTFCSPECHGEWREGRIKGREHPQFDPSAHDDYSENWGVHRKQAIRRDDEQCVRCGMGRDQHRKRTGRDLHVHHITPRSAFDEIADANQIDNLITLCASCHADVEHGSVEVKA; translated from the coding sequence ATGGCGTCACGAGCCGAACTGCTCGGCGAGATCAAGCGACTTGCCGCGATGAACGGAGCCGTGCCACGGCTTAGAGACATGAATGAGCAAGGCAGATTCAGCGAGCGACCGTACTGGGACGAGTTCGAGTCGTGGACTGCGGCAGTTGAAGCCGCGGACCTCGATGTCGACGACACTCGTGGGGCGACCTACTCTGACGACGAGCTGCTTCGCGATCTCCAAGCTGTCGCAGACGAAGACAAGTCTGTCACGCGCACAGAATATCGGCGGCGCGGGGCGTACAGCGCCGGGGCGCTTGAGGATCGGTTCGGTTCATGGAACGGAGCGCTGCGAGCAGCGGGGTTGCCAGTAAATCGCCGTAGCGCTGTTGAAGTGACCTGCGACGAATGCGGCGAGACATTCACCCGACCGAAGTGTCATCTTGAACGTGAGTGGACGACACACACCTTTTGCTCACCGGAGTGCCACGGAGAGTGGCGCGAGGGACGGATCAAAGGGCGCGAGCATCCTCAGTTCGATCCCAGTGCTCACGACGATTACAGCGAGAACTGGGGCGTCCATCGGAAGCAAGCGATCCGGAGAGATGACGAACAGTGCGTGCGCTGTGGGATGGGCCGCGATCAGCATCGCAAGCGGACTGGACGCGATTTGCACGTTCACCACATTACGCCTCGATCTGCATTCGACGAAATAGCGGACGCGAACCAGATCGACAATCTCATCACACTCTGTGCCAGCTGCCACGCGGATGTCGAACACGGCAGTGTAGAGGTGAAAGCATGA
- a CDS encoding MarR family transcriptional regulator, which translates to MIEAEPTRDTPGLDSPYRHLRVDGDEHADHVAPVPHETRGNLVFDEHDDRPYWALASLFFSFEEGSKSFEIDIPRWRGEGTRTWSVTFSYHKSGMEPRPSDGVDQLYEFDITAHAEEERKLPIQVKPRLGWDECPERRPQSVPNDLGEAVTVHINNSVNIELDQIRYLVPLLLRGIAEGLSQSWDESYFCGDVHPYSAITQHERYVRPSSDAAEKITRSDGVFKSLFELLADEEGSKIVYSADNRKVVGWNHQLKFTKTAVRKAFDPGDHSTSAGAPEATDAERREDDLDADHGAYGMQEKLYEPEHPGGREEGDPLAHPKLGALFKKGLNGAESVAWNRRYELIQALDSYVLNVASWAGIAVSPGPWWVSDWHFSGDRYADQRRQIALIDDPTPEIEQRQEATIISLFQQIDADSAAEEIIEQAAMTDGGTSVDEVDRETDWSRSTIYRHLSKLDEVLRLENGSIKFISGKVRDEIRDVLDVLNKSVDAATTALARIADMDPRDLDRKGKAWQKWVNRYAAEIEDAVDGQQLRLRSALSMAKADSHPWAPEVIRVGRIAWRESGRPLHRFPEKVAFETPFGETVRENAERMAHRADG; encoded by the coding sequence GTGATCGAGGCCGAACCGACACGCGACACGCCCGGTCTCGACTCGCCGTACCGGCATCTCCGCGTCGACGGCGACGAGCACGCTGACCACGTCGCGCCCGTGCCTCACGAGACGCGTGGGAACCTCGTCTTTGACGAGCATGATGACCGCCCGTACTGGGCGCTCGCGTCGCTGTTCTTTAGTTTCGAGGAAGGCTCGAAGAGCTTCGAGATCGACATCCCGCGCTGGCGCGGCGAGGGCACCCGTACCTGGAGCGTGACGTTCAGTTACCACAAGTCAGGGATGGAGCCACGTCCCTCCGACGGCGTCGACCAGCTTTACGAGTTCGACATCACCGCCCACGCTGAAGAGGAGCGGAAGCTCCCGATCCAGGTGAAGCCCCGTCTCGGCTGGGACGAGTGTCCGGAGCGGCGCCCGCAGTCGGTTCCGAACGATCTCGGCGAGGCGGTGACCGTCCATATCAACAACTCGGTGAATATCGAGTTGGACCAGATTCGCTATCTGGTGCCGCTGCTCCTCCGAGGCATCGCAGAGGGGCTTAGTCAGTCATGGGACGAGAGCTACTTCTGTGGCGACGTCCATCCGTACTCCGCGATCACGCAACACGAGCGGTACGTCCGTCCCTCGAGCGACGCCGCTGAGAAGATCACGCGCTCGGACGGAGTCTTCAAGAGCCTCTTCGAGTTGCTGGCCGACGAGGAAGGATCGAAGATCGTCTACTCCGCGGACAATCGGAAGGTCGTCGGGTGGAACCACCAACTCAAGTTCACGAAGACCGCGGTGCGGAAGGCGTTCGATCCTGGAGACCACTCGACCTCGGCCGGCGCACCCGAAGCTACCGACGCCGAGCGCCGGGAGGATGACCTCGACGCCGACCACGGCGCCTACGGGATGCAGGAGAAACTCTACGAACCTGAGCATCCTGGCGGTCGCGAAGAGGGCGACCCGCTCGCCCATCCGAAACTCGGTGCTTTGTTTAAGAAAGGACTGAACGGCGCTGAGTCTGTCGCCTGGAACCGCCGGTACGAACTGATCCAGGCGCTCGACTCCTACGTCCTCAACGTCGCGTCGTGGGCAGGGATCGCCGTCTCGCCCGGCCCGTGGTGGGTGTCGGACTGGCACTTCTCTGGAGACCGATACGCCGACCAGCGCCGTCAGATCGCGCTGATCGACGACCCGACGCCGGAGATCGAGCAGCGCCAGGAGGCGACGATCATCTCGCTGTTCCAGCAGATCGACGCTGACAGCGCTGCCGAGGAGATCATCGAGCAGGCCGCGATGACCGACGGCGGCACCAGCGTCGACGAGGTCGACCGCGAAACCGACTGGAGCCGGTCGACGATCTACCGCCACCTCTCGAAGCTCGACGAGGTCCTCCGCCTCGAGAACGGCTCGATCAAGTTCATCAGTGGGAAGGTGCGCGACGAGATCCGCGACGTCCTGGACGTCCTCAACAAGAGCGTCGATGCGGCGACCACCGCGCTCGCCCGCATCGCCGACATGGACCCGCGCGATCTCGACCGGAAGGGCAAGGCCTGGCAGAAGTGGGTGAACCGCTACGCCGCCGAGATCGAGGACGCCGTCGACGGCCAGCAACTCCGGCTGCGGAGCGCCCTCTCGATGGCGAAGGCTGATTCGCATCCGTGGGCGCCCGAAGTGATCCGGGTCGGCCGCATCGCCTGGCGTGAATCCGGGCGCCCGCTGCATCGGTTCCCGGAGAAGGTCGCGTTCGAGACGCCGTTCGGAGAAACCGTTCGCGAGAACGCCGAGCGGATGGCGCATCGCGCCGACGGGTAG
- a CDS encoding polyprenol monophosphomannose synthase, translating to MTRSVSVVLPTFEEHQTIGGVIEAAREAVADRDYEIVVVDDSETRRTVDALVDRYGTAQTRVRWIRRHDETGLASAVLEGFEIGLGDRYVVLDADGQHPPRRIRNLLYRLDDGADLAVCSRHVDGGEVAGDWPTHRRVISMGAETLAQLAVPTARKLSDPMSGYFAVEADVVDPVRERLRPHGYKILLELVARCPISRIDEVPYTFAEREEGVSGLGPREYLKYVKHLIQLTIPARRESVQVVSPEVEHVDG from the coding sequence ATGACCCGTTCGGTGTCGGTCGTGCTACCGACCTTCGAGGAGCACCAGACCATCGGCGGCGTGATCGAAGCCGCACGCGAGGCTGTCGCCGACCGCGACTACGAGATCGTCGTCGTCGACGACTCCGAGACGCGGCGGACGGTCGACGCGCTCGTCGATCGCTACGGGACTGCCCAGACTCGCGTCCGCTGGATTCGTCGCCACGACGAGACCGGGCTGGCGAGTGCTGTCCTGGAGGGCTTCGAGATCGGGCTTGGCGACCGCTACGTCGTCCTCGATGCCGACGGCCAACATCCCCCGCGACGCATCCGCAACCTCCTGTATCGGCTCGACGACGGTGCGGATCTGGCGGTCTGTTCGCGCCACGTCGACGGTGGCGAGGTCGCGGGCGACTGGCCCACCCATCGCCGCGTGATCTCGATGGGTGCCGAGACGCTCGCCCAGCTGGCCGTGCCGACCGCCCGGAAACTCTCCGATCCGATGAGCGGCTACTTCGCCGTCGAGGCTGACGTGGTCGATCCCGTGCGCGAGCGGTTGCGGCCGCACGGATACAAGATCCTCCTCGAACTCGTCGCGCGCTGTCCGATCAGTCGGATCGACGAGGTTCCGTACACGTTCGCCGAGCGTGAGGAGGGTGTGTCGGGTCTCGGACCGCGAGAGTATCTAAAATATGTCAAACATCTGATACAATTGACAATCCCGGCTCGTCGAGAGAGCGTTCAGGTCGTCTCCCCGGAGGTGGAGCATGTCGACGGATGA
- a CDS encoding CAP domain-containing protein, with the protein MRWRQVVLAAALAVGAASAAARFEGATPTESLAVALLVYVGVRVLIGTYYRTRYWYGRSGRNTRKCPQCGRRISRRAGDLVTKCYHTTQQHHHKPPDECGYIAGFPVTRLFTQSVVTRQVVRSVTWERLGVIALAGVLLFAPVSISAGGTLAGGAGGAAAATGGTATATPAATASARPTATATSTATATPNPPPPRQKYDLSEVETVFIEMLNTERESRGLQPVTQRDVLTEMGRSHSADMAEHDYIGHEEPDGSTIKDRYRERGLLPECRLPISGSGRYYAGTENAAHFWVNKDVRTANGTIHVDSERDIAQGLFVMWMNSRDHREAMLVSSADEAGLGIYIDGRGKVYASLELC; encoded by the coding sequence ATGCGCTGGCGACAGGTCGTCCTCGCTGCCGCGCTGGCGGTCGGCGCCGCGTCTGCTGCCGCCCGGTTCGAGGGCGCGACGCCCACGGAGTCGCTCGCTGTCGCCCTGCTCGTCTACGTCGGCGTCCGCGTCCTGATCGGGACGTACTACCGGACTCGATACTGGTACGGGCGCTCGGGGCGCAACACACGCAAGTGCCCGCAGTGTGGTCGCCGAATCTCGCGCCGTGCCGGTGATCTCGTCACGAAGTGTTATCACACGACCCAGCAGCACCATCACAAGCCGCCTGACGAATGTGGATATATTGCTGGGTTCCCAGTCACACGTCTGTTCACGCAGTCGGTGGTTACCCGACAGGTCGTTCGGTCAGTTACGTGGGAACGACTCGGCGTGATCGCGCTGGCTGGTGTGTTGCTGTTCGCACCCGTCTCAATTTCGGCCGGCGGGACGTTGGCCGGCGGTGCTGGCGGTGCGGCTGCTGCGACCGGCGGGACAGCGACGGCGACGCCCGCGGCGACTGCGAGTGCGCGTCCGACCGCGACCGCAACCTCGACGGCGACAGCGACGCCGAACCCGCCCCCTCCTCGGCAGAAGTACGATCTGTCGGAGGTCGAAACAGTATTCATTGAGATGTTGAACACCGAACGCGAATCCCGTGGCCTCCAGCCAGTGACGCAACGTGACGTACTGACGGAGATGGGCCGGTCGCACAGCGCAGATATGGCCGAACATGACTACATCGGGCACGAGGAGCCGGATGGCTCGACGATTAAAGACCGATACCGCGAGCGAGGGTTACTGCCAGAGTGCCGGCTTCCCATCTCCGGATCTGGTCGCTACTACGCGGGCACGGAGAATGCCGCTCACTTTTGGGTGAACAAGGACGTGCGTACTGCTAATGGAACCATCCACGTTGACAGCGAGCGCGATATCGCTCAGGGGTTGTTCGTTATGTGGATGAACTCTCGTGACCATCGCGAGGCGATGCTCGTCTCGTCCGCTGACGAAGCGGGACTAGGGATATACATCGACGGCCGTGGGAAAGTGTATGCGAGCCTTGAACTCTGTTAG
- the cmk gene encoding (d)CMP kinase: protein MLLTVSGPAGSGKSTTAAGLAEALDLEHVSGGDIFRELAAERGYSPVEFNELAEEDERIDRDLDRRLYEIARDRDGLVLESRLAGWLSGDHADFRLWLDAPVDVRAARIADREEKPVERAREETLRRERSEQKRYHEYYDIDIEDLSIYDLALNTARWTAGDVLAILTAAVERYDPAADEGRYPVAVVDDFQS, encoded by the coding sequence ATGTTACTCACCGTGTCCGGGCCGGCGGGCAGTGGAAAGAGCACCACTGCCGCCGGTCTCGCGGAGGCGCTCGACCTGGAGCACGTGAGCGGCGGCGACATCTTCCGTGAACTGGCCGCCGAGCGCGGCTACTCCCCGGTCGAGTTCAACGAACTCGCCGAGGAGGACGAACGGATCGACCGCGACCTGGATCGACGCCTGTACGAAATCGCCCGGGACCGGGACGGACTCGTCCTCGAATCCCGGCTCGCGGGGTGGCTGTCGGGCGATCACGCCGACTTCCGGCTCTGGCTCGACGCGCCGGTCGACGTCCGGGCCGCCCGCATCGCCGACCGCGAGGAGAAGCCCGTCGAGCGCGCCCGCGAAGAGACGCTCCGGCGCGAGCGCAGCGAGCAAAAGCGGTATCACGAGTACTACGACATCGACATCGAGGACCTCTCCATCTACGACCTCGCGTTGAACACCGCCCGGTGGACCGCCGGGGACGTGCTGGCGATCCTCACGGCCGCCGTCGAACGCTACGACCCCGCGGCCGACGAGGGGCGCTACCCCGTCGCCGTCGTCGACGACTTCCAGTCGTGA
- a CDS encoding GtrA family protein: MQLTKPATYLAVGATGVPIDIAFTTLASIGVGIVAAQAVGWVVAATWNWTWNRRKTWASDAEPLREWARYLGVDAGRLAVRVGVVAVVASAVPGIIATVLGITAAAALGFVGFDRMVFSDA, from the coding sequence ATGCAACTGACCAAGCCCGCGACCTACCTCGCCGTCGGCGCGACCGGCGTCCCGATCGACATCGCCTTTACGACACTCGCCTCCATCGGCGTTGGAATCGTCGCCGCCCAAGCGGTCGGCTGGGTCGTCGCGGCGACGTGGAACTGGACGTGGAACCGGCGGAAGACGTGGGCGAGCGACGCTGAGCCGCTGCGCGAGTGGGCGCGCTATCTCGGCGTCGATGCCGGCCGCCTGGCGGTTCGGGTCGGCGTCGTCGCCGTCGTCGCCAGCGCCGTCCCAGGCATCATCGCGACCGTGCTGGGGATCACGGCCGCGGCGGCGCTGGGCTTTGTCGGCTTCGACAGGATGGTGTTTTCCGATGCGTAG
- a CDS encoding DUF106 domain-containing protein, producing the protein MARIEQRVRDLVSDDAEMESVVRTVLDRAEDGEVKWVDVRDELSSGQWGRLIEKGVLVDGDAGFRLADAEATREALENGTAGTSTVSASATGSDDDEDSSWSMWDKGAAVVSVGLMAGYSWRPMRDIIGTAMDVALGPLNAALPFYAVVMILAVVTGLYSTLLQANLMDTEKMGEYQEKMKEIQERRKEAKERGDDEALDRIQDEQMEAMGDQMGMFKEQFRPMVWIMFLTIPVFLWMYWKVGIGDPSSGQFGTMVLPFRGTVAWKDKVLGPVQVWIIWYFICSMGFTQIIRKGLNIDISPTGS; encoded by the coding sequence ATGGAGTCGGTCGTCCGGACGGTCCTCGACCGCGCGGAGGACGGCGAGGTCAAGTGGGTCGACGTCCGCGACGAGCTATCCAGCGGGCAGTGGGGCCGCCTCATCGAGAAGGGCGTGCTGGTCGACGGGGACGCCGGCTTCCGGCTGGCCGACGCCGAGGCGACCCGCGAGGCGCTCGAAAACGGGACTGCGGGAACGTCGACCGTCTCGGCGTCCGCCACCGGCTCCGACGACGACGAGGACTCGTCGTGGTCGATGTGGGACAAGGGCGCAGCGGTCGTCAGCGTCGGGCTCATGGCCGGCTACTCGTGGCGACCGATGCGGGACATCATCGGCACCGCCATGGACGTCGCCCTCGGGCCGCTGAACGCGGCGCTCCCCTTCTACGCCGTCGTCATGATCCTCGCGGTGGTGACGGGGCTGTACTCGACGCTCCTGCAGGCGAACCTGATGGACACCGAGAAGATGGGGGAGTATCAGGAGAAGATGAAGGAGATCCAGGAGCGACGCAAGGAGGCCAAAGAGCGGGGCGACGACGAGGCCCTCGACCGCATCCAGGACGAGCAGATGGAGGCGATGGGCGACCAGATGGGCATGTTCAAAGAGCAGTTCCGCCCCATGGTGTGGATCATGTTCCTCACCATCCCCGTCTTCCTCTGGATGTACTGGAAGGTCGGCATCGGCGACCCCAGTAGCGGCCAGTTCGGGACGATGGTGTTGCCCTTCCGGGGCACCGTCGCGTGGAAGGACAAGGTCCTCGGGCCGGTGCAGGTGTGGATCATCTGGTACTTCATCTGCTCGATGGGTTTCACCCAGATCATCCGCAAGGGGCTGAACATCGACATCAGCCCGACCGGAAGCTGA
- a CDS encoding site-specific integrase — protein MRLEATGAEDQFKVWMTDAELEDLERVAASQRDHIIIRLGGRVGLRAFEIPQVMPKHVKRTDDGEHYRLRVPEGKDTTGNGGKPRDAYLPADVEGDLHRYQNAEDIDRGAPFVQLTERGVRDVVKRTAERAAEETGDDDFRYVSSHDLRRRFAQRLLVDEQVNPRVVMQVGGWDSFAAIEPYLNAPTPAVVNEAFEDAGLS, from the coding sequence ATGAGGCTCGAAGCGACCGGCGCCGAGGATCAATTCAAAGTGTGGATGACTGACGCCGAACTCGAAGACCTGGAGCGCGTCGCCGCGAGTCAGCGCGACCACATCATCATCCGCCTCGGCGGCCGGGTCGGACTGCGGGCGTTCGAGATTCCGCAAGTAATGCCGAAACACGTGAAGCGAACCGACGACGGCGAGCACTATCGGCTCCGCGTCCCCGAGGGCAAGGACACGACCGGGAACGGCGGAAAGCCTCGCGATGCCTACCTCCCGGCCGATGTCGAGGGCGATCTCCACCGCTACCAGAACGCCGAAGACATCGATAGAGGTGCGCCGTTCGTGCAGCTGACCGAGCGCGGCGTCCGCGATGTGGTAAAGCGGACGGCCGAGCGCGCGGCCGAGGAGACGGGCGACGACGACTTTCGCTACGTCTCCAGCCACGACCTCCGGCGCCGGTTCGCGCAGCGACTCCTCGTCGACGAGCAGGTCAACCCGCGCGTGGTGATGCAGGTCGGCGGCTGGGATTCGTTCGCGGCGATCGAGCCCTACCTGAACGCGCCCACGCCGGCGGTCGTGAACGAGGCTTTCGAGGACGCCGGGCTATCCTGA